The following proteins are encoded in a genomic region of Montipora foliosa isolate CH-2021 chromosome 10, ASM3666993v2, whole genome shotgun sequence:
- the LOC137974456 gene encoding uncharacterized protein: MSHLSSFLLVIVGILVAGALAKSKKCKQCKNCCNVNSCVSSEMRVQEQTKGIIRVSQLSNGDTIRGIRGTERMPGWCKVKAVYPRAHTDNFTTYDGFTEDHMVIDADTVRPYGKKGEVKRSRLFTLATECDAALNADGQAFTPISTTFCPHELSWSEYLPLIAAIRRVTNRTGYFWYLSDAFHDNQTAKVPRWIDMLHDICTELLRCAREGECQKFEKIMEEFVHEHLNRKYVVMVESAFPNMGGDVDKDETGTITEVVREKGTNNVLLFSAVGCAVAGLLIAVVASVLLYRMRVKRKQKALKEPHPNQPPVMVQDTKA; this comes from the coding sequence ATGAGTCACTTATCGAGTTTTCTGCTGGTAATCGTCGGGATCCTTGTCGCTGGAGCATTAGCAAAGAGTAAAAAGTGCAAGCAATGCAAAAACTGTTGTAATGTCAACAGCTGTGTTTCCAGTGAAATGCGCGTACAGGAACAGACCAAGGGGATCATTCGCGTCTCTCAGCTGTCCAACGGCGACACCATCCGTGGGATCAGGGGAACTGAGCGGATGCCTGGCTGGTGCAAGGTGAAAGCTGTTTATCCTAGGGCCCATACCGACAATTTCACAACCTACGATGGCTTCACGGAAGACCACATGGTAATTGATGCCGATACTGTTCGCCCGTACGGTAAGAAAGGAGAGGTGAAGAGATCTCGTCTGTTTACGCTTGCTACCGAGTGCGACGCGGCGTTAAACGCAGATGGTCAGGCGTTCACGCCAATCAGCACCACGTTCTGTCCTCATGAGCTGAGCTGGAGCGAGTATCTTCCTCTGATCGCTGCCATTCGCCGCGTGACCAACCGCACAGGTTACTTTTGGTATCTTAGCGACGCTTTCCATGACAACCAGACAGCAAAGGTTCCACGCTGGATTGACATGCTTCACGACATCTGTACAGAACTCTTGCGCTGCGCGCGTGAGGGAGAATgccaaaagtttgaaaaaatcatgGAAGAGTTTGTCCACGAGCACTTGAACAGGAAGTATGTGGTAATGGTTGAGAGCGCATTTCCCAACATGGGTGGAGACGTGGACAAAGATGAAACCGGTACAATCACTGAGGTGGTTCGCGAGAAAGGAACAAACAACGTTCTGCTTTTCTCAGCCGTGGGCTGTGCTGTAGCTGGGCTCTTGATCGCGGTTGTCGCATCGGTCCTTCTGTACCGCATGCGAGTGAAGAGGAAGCAAAAGGCACTAAAGGAGCCGCATCCAAACCAACCACCGGTTATGGTCCAGGATACCAAGGCATAG